The following proteins are co-located in the Gossypium hirsutum isolate 1008001.06 chromosome A02, Gossypium_hirsutum_v2.1, whole genome shotgun sequence genome:
- the LOC107935987 gene encoding ubiquitin-conjugating enzyme E2 28: MASKRILKELKDLQKDPPTSCSAGPVAEDMFHWQATIMGPSDSPYAGGVFLVTIHFPPDYPFKPPKVAFRTKVFHPNINSNGSICLDILKEQWSPALTISKVLLSICSLLTDPNPDDPLVPEIAHMYKTDRAKYEATARSWTQKYAMG; encoded by the exons ATGGCTTCAAAGCGGATTTTGAAAGAACTCAAGGATTTGCAGAAAGATCCACCCACTTCTTGCAGTGCTG GTCCAGTAGCTGAAGACATGTTTCATTGGCAAGCAACAATCATGGGACCCTCAGATAGCCCTTATGCTGGAGGTGTGTTTTTAGTTACTATCCATTTCCCTCCAGATTATCCTTTCAAGCCTCCTAAG GTTGCATTTAGGACCAAGGTCTTCCATCCCAACATCAACAGCAATGGAAGCATTTGTCTTGATATCCTCAAAGAACAATGGAGCCCTGCACTAACCATTTCCAAG GTTCTGCTCTCAATCTGCTCACTGCTGACCGATCCAAACCCTGATGACCCTCTTGTTCCGGAGATTGCTCACATGTATAAGACCGATCGGGCCAAGTATGAAGCCACTGCTCGTAGCTGGACCCAGAAGTATGCGATGGGATGA
- the LOC107935991 gene encoding ubiquitin-conjugating enzyme E2 28 yields MASKRILKELKDLQKDPPTSCSAGPVAEDMFHWQATIMGPSDSPYAGGVFLVTIHFPPDYPFKPPKVAFRTKVFHPNINSNGSICLDILKEQWSPALTISKVLLSICSLLTDPNPDDPLVPEIAHMYKTDRAKYEATARSWTQKYAMG; encoded by the exons ATGGCTTCAAAGCGGATTTTGAAGGAACTCAAGGATTTGCAGAAAGATCCACCCACTTCTTGTAGTGCTG GTCCAGTAGCTGAAGACATGTTTCATTGGCAAGCAACAATCATGGGACCCTCAGATAGCCCTTATGCTGGAGGTGTGTTTTTAGTTACTATCCATTTCCCTCCAGATTATCCTTTCAAGCCTCCTAAG GTTGCGTTTAGGACCAAGGTCTTCCATCCCAACATCAACAGCAATGGAAGCATTTGTCTTGATATCCTCAAAGAACAATGGAGCCCTGCACTAACCATTTCCAAG GTTCTGCTCTCAATCTGCTCGTTGCTGACCGATCCAAACCCTGATGACCCTCTTGTTCCGGAGATTGCTCACATGTATAAGACCGATCGGGCCAAGTATGAAGCCACTGCTCGTAGCTGGACCCAGAAGTATGCCATGGGATGA
- the LOC107935926 gene encoding mucin-17 produces the protein MMNRNLRDSSQSLFGTARNNISAHHHHRRRQSLNGGLPFHKGSDDNLDLFSKNRRSFSVASSDEFSDVKLGRLSLGSAKVNGGLDDLLSSTDGGKHDYDWLLTPPGTPFFPSSEGSESQSATVSVAPRSNSKVRSVSTTKASRLSVSQPENNHSVRPARSSSVTRSSISSYSNYSSNRGTSILNTSSASVSSYTRPSSPITRSSNTRPSSPISRSPSTARPSAASPRSTSLPSTPAKIRSSPNGSYIDKSRPSQSSRPSTPTSRPQIHANLKSTAVRSNSRPSTPTRRNPMLSSEAGASPSTGRTVSNGYSAGPASRPSSPGPRVRSSQQPVMPPDFPVDTPANLRTTLPDRPVSAGRSRPVSSVTMKANQDTTSSVNTPRRHSSPVVTRGRLAEPHGRTRVHSNGHPSDIHESRKNAPVSDSTMRRHLKSSTTTADSPGFGRTISKKSLDSAIRQMDIINGTTNIRSLSSTTLFPQSIRSATAKTQSLRSLSASDSDNSNGSPGRLKNRDLPENGNSISRAAECGSDFHDGRYYAKLSEVDIYESSRYDVILLKEDLKNTNWLHSIDDKSDLVSISDGFEPVPEPFGLL, from the exons CCGTCGCTTCCTCCGATGAATTCTCTGATG taaAATTGGGAAGACTATCACTTGGATCAGCAAAAGTGAACGGTGGGCTTGATGATCTACTTTCGTCTACAGATGGAGGAAAGCATGACTACGACTG GCTTCTGACTCCTCCTGGAACTCCTTTTTTCCCTTCATCTGAGGGATCTGAGTCTCAGTCTGCAACGGTGTCAGTAGCTCCAAGAAGCAATTCCAAAGTTAGATCAGTTTCAACCACAAAGGCTTCAAGG CTTTCAGTTTCACAACCTGAGAACAATCATTCTGTAAGACCTGCTAGAAGCAGTTCAGTAACTCGGTCTTCTATTTCTTCATACAGTAACTATTCCTCAAATAGGGGAACTTCAATTCTCAATACAAGCTCAGCTTCTGTGTCATCTTATACAAGACCATCCTCTCCCATTACTCGATCATCTAATACCAGACCATCCTCTCCTATTTCTCGCTCGCCATCTACAGCAAGACCTTCCGCCGCATCTCCCCGCTCAACATCACTGCCCTCAACCCCTGCAAAAATCCGTTCATCTCCAAATGGATCTTATATTGACAAGAGTCGGCCCTCTCAAAGTTCAAGGCCATCAACTCCAACTTCTAGGCCACAAATCCATGCAAACTTGAAGTCAACAGCTGTTCGCTCAAATTCTCGCCCGTCAACTCCCACACGTCGGAATCCAATGCTATCTTCTGAAGCTGGTGCTTCACCTTCTACTGGGCGCACTGTTTCAAATGGCTACAGTGCAGGTCCAGCATCCCGACCAAGCTCCCCAGGTCCACGAGTCCGGTCCTCACAACAACCTGTCATGCCCCCTGACTTTCCTGTTGACACACCAGCAAACCTTAGAACAACCTTGCCTGATAGGCCAGTCTCTGCTGGAAGGTCTAGGCCTGTCAGTTCTGTCACCATGAAGGCAAACCAAGACACTACTAGCTCTGTAAATACGCCAAGAAGACATTCATCACCAGTTGTCACAAGGGGAAGACTCGCAGAACCCCATGGAAGGACTCGTGTTCATTCCAATGGGCATCCATCTGACATACACGAGTCACGAAAGAACGCACCTGTCTCTGACTCAACTATGCGGAGACATTTAAAGTCTTCAACAACCACTGCAGATAGCCCGGGATTTGGGAGGACCATCTCAAAAAAATCACTGGATTCAGCTATTAGGCAAATG GACATAATAAATGGCACAACAAACATTCGGTCCCTTTCAAGCACGACTCTGTTTCCTCAGAGCATTCGATCTGCCACTGCTAAGACCCAATCTCTTCGTTCCTTAAGTGCTTCAGACTCTGATAATAGCAACGGAAGCCCTGGTAGGTTGAAAAACAGAGACTTGCCCGAGAACGGAAATAGTATTAGCAGAGCTGCAGAGTGTGGAAGTGATTTCCATGATGGAAGATATTATGCCAAATTAAGTGAGGTGGACATCTACGAGAGTTCCCGGTATGATGTTATATTGCTAAAAGAAGACTTGAAGAATACCAACTGGTTGCATAGTATTGATGATAAATCCGATTTAGTATCCATCTCTGATGGATTTGAGCCTGTGCCTGAACCTTTTGGCCTATTATAA